GCTTTTACAATTTTATATACATTAGTGGCTGATTTTGTATTGCAAAATAATTAAAAAAAACATCATATTGAAAAAAACTTTTAAAAAACCAACAAAGACTTTAGTGATATTTGCTTCTGGCTATGGTTCTAATGCTTTAAATATCATTGAATATTTTGATCAAAACCCCATAGCAGAAGTAAAAGCTGTGTTTTGCAATAACCCCAAAGCTAAGGTTATGAGCAAAGCTAAAAACCAAAATGTTGAAGTGGTTTTGTTTGATAAAAAGCAACTTCAACAAACAAACTTTGTGTTAAACCAACTCAAAGAAATCTCACCAGATTTAATCATCCTTGCTGGGTTTTTGCTTAAAATCCCTGAAAATATCATCGAAGCTTTTCATCAAAAAATCATTAATATCCATCCATCTTTGTTGCCAAAATATGGTGGAAAAGGCATGTACGGCGACCACGTGCACCGTGCGGTGATTAATAA
This genomic window from Flavobacterium sp. CS20 contains:
- a CDS encoding phosphoribosylglycinamide formyltransferase, which codes for MKKTFKKPTKTLVIFASGYGSNALNIIEYFDQNPIAEVKAVFCNNPKAKVMSKAKNQNVEVVLFDKKQLQQTNFVLNQLKEISPDLIILAGFLLKIPENIIEAFHQKIINIHPSLLPKYGGKGMYGDHVHRAVINNNEKESGISIHYVNSVYDDGQIIAQFKTPLNDNDDINSLKSKIKTLEQKHFPETIAKILNHG